The sequence TAGTTACTGGGGAACAGCTTAGAATAAAATTATGTACTTGAATTATTCACTGTTTCCGAATAAAGAACTAGAAAGCACAAAAGCAACCAGAAATTACTGTTTCACAGGACACACAGAGAACACAGAGAAACTGTTACAGTCACAAGATGCTGCATAGACCGAGAGTGTAAATTGAGTTCAAGAGATTAAACAAGTTCATGGAAGACATGCTCACTGGCACTTCACGTGCAAAGGGAAGCTAATTTCCAAACTGAGGCAAACAGTCACAACAGTATCTGTTGTGTACAGATATAACCACTAGTTCAGGCCTTGCATTCGTGCCTCGGCTTCTCAGTCACACGGGCTGCCTACACCTTGGTGTGTGTCTGTCTGCCTTTGGTCTCAAGCCAGAGAGAAACTTGGGCTGTTTGTGGAATGAACTCAGAGGTACCAACCAGCCAGTATTTTCAACGGAGCATCTCGAAGCAGTACACAGCAGCCATGCTGCTGCTTGATTTGGGTTCTGCACTGCACACTTTGAAGTAGCATGGCTTAGCACCACTTCTTACCTCAATCACCGCAAGAATTCGAGATTCTGCTAGTCCTTGTAGTAAaccaaaaagaagagaaattccACTTATTCCAATGCTCCTGTTTGGTCCAACAGCTATTACTATCAAGTTGGGCTGATAACTGTATGCTACAGGAAGAATGAATCCAAGTACAGCAGAAAAGAAGTCACTCCTGTCAGCATCCTTTAACAGCAATGAGAAAGAGTTTAGCACAAATGTAAAGCCCCAAATTCCCATAGAGGATAAAAAAACATAACATGCACCTCAAAAAGCTTTTTACTGACCTAGGAAACAGGATACTGATCTATTTTCGCAGCAATCCTTATATTAAACATGCAGCTTTGTTCAATATTGATTATTCGTATTTTTCTTAGTGTCTTACGTGGTAACTCTGCCTTCTTGAAGATAAAATACAGTAGCCACTGGATATTCCCTCCAACCTATGCATTCTAATACACACTAAAGATCTGTTAAGGAGTAGCACCATGGAAAGatcaaaaaagaaagtattttcaaaggtgCAAATTACAGTGAGAGCAGTAATTCTCAGTGCcattttattaatttgtaaatatattctaatctttctgttataaaaaaagtttttatctTATATTATTTCCAGAAAGTGAATCTTACCTCTTTCCAGTTCagagaaataaagtatttagAGCCGATCTTTCCAGATTGTTCTTTCTCGCAAACATTTATCACAAGTACTTTTCTGTAATCAAAAGCCACATCTCAGTACTTCACCAACAACTTCCAGTGAGATAAAAATATCTCCCTTCTTCCACCATTCCTTAAATACTAAGTCATATCTCAAGAGCAAATAACTATTTGCATCATAATGTGCCATCATGTAAACACCAATTAAAATTGAAATCATACCTTTTTCAAGATactaaaaaatacttttaaaaagtattaaagaCTATAAGCAAATCACTTTTAAGAAGAATGGGAATTGGCAAAGAAAGATATAGAGAAGTAAAGATGACTGTCAATAAGGAACTCAGCACAAGCACACTATACTCTGAAATTACAGAGCACATATTTTAACGTATATGAAGAACCaagttattttgctttttggttCTCAGACCCTAGCTTATGCTAGTTACCAGCACCATAACTGTGTGCTAGGTTTTTGTTGCAAAACTCTCATGTTTTTGCTTTCCATCTGATCTCTTTGAGACCTActgaccttttcctttttgtgctttttttttgggtggaAGTGTTGCTTATTATGTTTTTTCATCTGAAGCAGTGAGTGAAAAGTCTATGAGTGAGACAGACATGGGATTTTTAAAGAAGCAGATGACACAACATCAGAAAGAGGGAAGTTTAAGGAGTGTGGCTTTGTAGAACATTTGGATACTACCTGTCATGTCCTAATGCTACGCTGGGTCATAATTTAAACTGCTATATGTTAAATGCCTGTTACCATTCCCTCTCATAATCTCCACGTTTTCAGAAACCGCAGTGCTGAAATACtaggacaaaacaaacaacaaacacataGTTTGCAACATATGCAAACTGTTTATTAGTAAGTTTTGAATATAAATGTACTAAGTTGATTCTGTAGTGTCATACACCCACTTGGTGATGTGTAGATGGCTACACAAGATTTGAGGCATAGAAGAAATGGGTCTGGTTTTATTAGGGCTTCTGTAAATGAGTAAAAAAGTGATTAGGACtactttatttttgctcttgagaaggaacagcagcaggCCATGAAATCATTGGAATTTTACTAGATCTATTGTATTTGTGAAAGTTCCTTATTTGCTGCATGATTTTATTCCTTCCttattttacttctctttgCAACTACTAATCACATCCTTGTTCTCTTTTCCTAAACAAggcaatttttaaaagataataaatgaaaaaaaaaacaaaaacacatgagTTACAGCATGATTTATACGGGTATTCCCAGACAGAAAAACGGACTGATTTAATTTGATAGTACACGTCTACAGGAGTATCTCCAACAGGGATATGATCCACATGTGAAATCAATGTTGCTTAGCTGAAAACTGTCAAGAGTGAACTTCACATTCTCCTTTTTGCAGGATGGATAGAGCTGTATGTTAAACTAAGAGGTTCCCGCACAGAGCTCGACTCCTGATTTAATTAATACAAACTAAGAAAATACTCTTAGAGATATGGTTCATCTTGGAAGGTGttggagtcaccgtccctgggggtgtttaaggaaatgttggACATGGtatttagggacatggtttagtgagtaatactggtggtagggggacggttgggccagatgatcttgCTGGTCatttccaaccctaatgattctatgattctatgtgcCTCTTGCAATTACTGCAGGGCTACAACAGATCCTGATCAGTCCTCACGTGTGGTTCACAAGCAGGCAGATTCAGACCACAGTCTGTATATCTGTAATAGCGTATTTCGTATTGGTGATTTTAATTTGATCATACACACTTTCATTTCTATCAGTGATTTTAATATCATGTATATTTCTTTCATATCTcaacttattttaaatttcccttTTAAATACTTGCTTTCTTTATTACTTTGTACTTTCAATATtatgttttcagtaaaaatcCAAGTTGTGATTGATATAGAAGGGTTATACTTTAAACCTGCTATTAAAATTCACATGGTGTCATTTAGAGATAGAAGTTTGTCTTAGAGATATATTTTGGgttgctttgtattttgtttcaggTTAAACTTGAATTAAAATCAGCTCACGACTGATTCCTTAGTGCAGATTTCATCAAACATATGGACACTCATGAACATTTACAGAGCTTATGGGATTTGACTCCTTAAAGTAAAGAGAAGCCTCACCCATCTTCTGTGTTTGGTATGATCTGCATGTCTCCAACAAATATGCAAAGCACTCTGtagaacacaaagaaaaatcatgtatacatgtatttacatctgcaagtatttttttttccccaattagTGCAATTTGTTTAAAGAGTTTACATGTAGATTAGACATAAAACAGAATGTACATTGTTTCTGAATTTGGTTCAttagaagtaaaaagaaaacaaatttatgaGATCAAGGGAACTCCCTCCCACCAGTCCtgtgggtggaaaaaaaaataagccaaaaaAATGCCCTCAGGGCAAAGACAGTTGAAATCTGGCAAAGAAAACAAGGCTAGCACAACAGTCATCCTTAAAAATGTTGTGCCTTTGGTAACACAAGAGGCTTTTGCTGGCATATACAACACTGTCTGTACAGCCTATTGAAAATGCTATGCACATGGAGAAGTTATTTGTTCCAAAATTAAGCTTTTCAAAGGCAACTTTCCATATTTCATACACTTTTaccttatttttacattttgccTAAGGGTACCAAATGCAAAAGATTCAAATTCACCTTTGAAATCCAAAATGAACAGAATATCTTAGTGCTACATCAATAGAAACAGAAGCTGTGGGTGAATCTGCAATTCCATTGCATAcctgcaaaatatattttttattcagaaaaaattaATGCTGCAGAAGATCATGTTATTCCTTATTTGTACCAACTGTAATTTTACTTGTTTATATGTATCACTCAAACAAAGCTGCACAAAAGGGATCCTGAGGTTAAGAGGTTAGTAATTCGTTTTCAACAAAGAGGCCACATTTGATCATTATGCCAAAAGCTGTTGTATTATTTCAGAAGCATGGTGCTATGCTGAAAGGCAACtgtaaataaaagcttttgcaGGAGAAGGTCGTGTTCACCGTTCCTCTCAATAGTCTGTGGACTGGATACACTCACTTGGCCAGTAGGCAAACTGCACCAGAAAAACAGACAATGAAAAGGAGGCTGTCCCTGAACTCTGACTCCTCCTTTAACCTATGCAAGCTATTCCTTTCTGGAAACACAATGACAGTATTATGCCATCAACCTTTAAGTGTTCATTTGTGTTCTGTAGTGCTTTGAGCTCTACATGGAAGGTAAGCAAAAAGATAATGCATGCTCTCCCTCTTTGTATCTGTCAACACAAAAAGCTCAGCTTAGCATCTGCAACTCATGACaagttctgtttccttttacCAGTAATTTTTCGCATCTATTTATAGGCTTTCCTGGAGGTATGTGCAGCTTATACCGTTAGAAACTTGTCCCTGAAATTTACAGTCATGACTAACATGTGCAAGAAGGCTTTTAAGAAAGAGGCCATTCTGACAGGTAAGTCTTCCTCACTGGCTTGACACTTTAAAGAGAGCTTGTCATTCAAAGAAAGACTGATTTATTATAACATAAtaaaaatcttgtattttttttttaacttacagtttttctctgcttttcagaattgttatacataaatataaactTGCAATGTCTAAGCCTGCCTTATCTTCATTCCTGACCCTGCAAGAATTAGAATACTGAATTGGAATTACTCTGTTTAGAATCACAGCACACACTGGTGTTGTAAACCATGCCATTAAAGCAATCgggcaggaaaacaaaggacCGAGTAAATTATTGTGTATATATAACGATAAGGGTGTACAGCTTTGCGTAGAATGGCGTCTTATAATACAGGGTAATGCAGAAGTAAAGTCTCTTCTAAAGACTGAAGGCAAAACTCTGCattcacacaggaaaaaaattgagaTCTCTTGCTCTGatttcttgctgctgctcacTGGTGCTTGATACACAGCCTTCTGCCTCCAGCAACTGGAAGAGTGAATGTCTGCATCAACTGTGTGTCTGAAAGCGATGAGAAAGTTCTTAAGGCTTCACAAGCTGTGACTGCAGCAAAGCGGGACAATATCTTGGCCCAAAGATAATTAGAACAACGTTTTGGGGTTAACAACtattcttaaatgttttctcatgTTGCATACTCACTCTTGTTATCTAGCACAGTCCAGATGAGGTTAGTGGGGTTGTGAATTACATAGTAACTAATATCCAGATGACAGTGTAGAAGCAGGAATCAGAGGAATACACCCCCTCCTCCAATCCTCATGATTAAAGCATGTTATTCTTACCTCCTTCTTCAGTATTTTATCTAGGATGGCCAACATACTGCCAAGAGAGTGCAAGGTTTTGTCCTCTTTCACAAGGTCTGCGTAAAAgtcactgtaaaataaattatatggaGAAAAACTAGGCTATGCTTCTGAAGAGAACACTGTCTAACAGTACTTTGCAGTTACTGCTGACAGGGTACATTTTGTACAGACGCTGCTACACATTCACTCTCAAAGACCTAGCCCTGGCAGGAAGATGACAACACTCTTGCCTGACAATCTCGAGCTCCCTAAACCTGTTTCCATTCtgcactggaaagaaaacaaaaaatgcctGATGATATATTCATGAAATAGAATTCTGACAGAACTAGACTTACTAACTTAGAAAATCAGACTCAAATCTCAAATCTggtccaattttttttttcagctaaaagTGAACACAGAGCTTTAAGGCATCTTCCTAACAAAACCTCTTTCTAAATGAACACATTTGCACTGTTCTctcttgaaataattttctctcaAATATTCTGATTAGTTTTATAAAGGACTGTAAGGATATGGTTGATAACGAACACcgatttcttcatttttcaaagtaattcTGGTTATGACTGAATAGACTGAGGCCAGGAAGACCATGGCAGAGACTAAACTAGATGAAAGTCTGTACCAAGACCTCTCATCCTTACAATCATGATGGGAATTAAATAAATAGGACCAACCTGGCAAGAGATTTCACTTCGTTTTTGTCCATTTCCTTCACCACACAAACAGGTGCTGGGAGCAAGTATGATGAAGCTTTTGACTCAGATGTTGCTGTTCTGATGGGAGGCACTGGAAATAGAATATTTCTCATGTGCAATTCCAGAAATCTTTCTATTTTGACAGCTTCACTGTTGTTAGTTATCTTATCTTCATGGTCTGTAGAGGGATTGGTATTAGTTGTCTTTGGTAAGTGCGACTTGGTGCTCAAATTATGCAAAAATGATGtgtctagaggaaaaaaaaaagaggggttTCACATGCATTTCTTTTGGAGCAGGGTGTTAATATTTacttacatttatttacaaaacaaagtaCACCTATACTCATAGTGGGCGTACTTATTTCCATACACTAACTACAATGTTTCCTGCTACAGATGTTACTTTTTCAACGAtgctacatttctttttaatctaatGACAGGTcacaaacaataataataaaccttacctccattttcttctccacacagaaaacagcatactcaaacaaagatattaaagcaCTACTTTTTGGTGTGATGTTTGACAGCTTCATCAgttaataaaagtttttttgttgttgtttttttagtttgtttgtttgtttttctgaccaGTTGAGGGCTTGGCCCTGTATGAAGCCTCACAGTGCTTCACCAATCATTAGACAAACCACTGGTACTTCAATTCCTTTAAACCAGAGGAAATAATCATTTTGGATTTCTGTATGATTTAATTTACCAATCACATTTAATTACCTTCATACATCAACCATTTCCAGTAGGGTTTATGTGCTGCTCTCACATTCTGAATAGATTCAATAGCACTATAAGAGAAACAGGTTTAACAGTATCAGCAGCAACGAAAGTACAGGAAACACAATCTACctcaatgaaaaacaaaacacataacTGAAAATGAACAAGCTCTGGTCTATTCCgaaaacacagaacagaaaaataaagagaatgaGAGTCAATAGCCAGATCTCTTGGAAAGATTAGATGCAAGAGTTATAAAAGGGAAGTGAAGAACATGTGCAGCATGTGCCTTTTAAGTAAACGCATTTACACACATTGAGTGAAATCCTgactgctgctggaggaagcaCAGCTGTCCCTGACTTCAGGAAAAGCAGGATTTTATGTCCTTCTCTGCTCTGTCAGAGATTTTATCATCTCATCAGAGATTACAGAATGTACAGAGGTAGTTAAATTCACTCAAAAGCTACCTGTTCAGAGAGATTGAAAGGGGGGCAGAAAACAAGTAGATCACATTCCTTGCTATTCTTGAACTCTTTTTTATTACCACTGTTAGCACTACAGGCAAATGGCCCCTTTATACTACCTGTCATACAAACATCATTCACATCACAGGAAATCCAGGACAAATTCTGCATATATGGAGATAATCTGCAACGTGTTCAGGTGCTGGACTGATAAAACGGGTGAATATGTAATTGACTCTGTATTACCTAGGATGATAGCAACCTGATAGATTACAAttggcagaggagaaaaaaagaggtgcTACGAGTACTATCGGGTGCACTGGGAGCAAAGGAACCATCTCTGTTCCACTGGGGTATACCAAATCCAATTCTGCCCACCAGCCCTTGTAACCTACGCTGCTTCCCTGACTGATCTCAATTTTACTTAACATAGTCAAGTAGTGCATGCTGGCTTCTACACACCAAAATGCATGAGTAGCATTACTGCTGAAAAAAGACATGGGACAACTATTGAGGTAGGAGAGAGACTGAAGACAGAACGTGGAGATGTGGAGGAGATGGTACagacaggaagagagaaaaacactgtTTAGATGTAGGACTGATTCAGGCCCAAGGCTTGGAATGCTTCACTAGGTCAGATACACTACAGCTGAGTGCTTTAGCAACCCAGGCCTCAATGCTCCGAACTCTAGAAACTCAAGGAGTCATCACGAGTGGCTCTGCACAGCATCAGCTCTCACTGATGGCAGAAAGGCCAGCTCCAGCTATTGCAACTAAAGTAGTCCTGGAGTCTGAAGAACTAATCTCCGAAATTACATACTGTCCAAAATGCTGGCTGTTACTAACTGGCATTGCCTTGATTACAGCAGGACTGTCTCAGCACTGAGAAGGATCTCTGCAGGGTAACAAGGCCCAAGGATAAATAGCATAAGATTATGTCAGTCATTAAGAACTTCTTGAAACtcaaaatcatttcagaaacagaagtatGCAAAACTGCATCTTGGATgactttttcagaaagcaagttatccaaagcagaaaataatatcCTATAAAGCATCATATAAAACCTTGTGTCAGCAAAGTATTCAAAGCATGCATATCTTCAGTCTCTTTGATAAACACAAGGGTTAGTCTAAAATTATTCACACGCTTACCTTAGGCAAGGGGCCATTTCTCCAGTTACTTGAGGTATAGGGTCTCTAAGCAAAGTCTTTACAGTCATGCAGACTGATTCAGACAAGGACTTCAAGTGATATCCACCCTAGAAAAGAAGTATTTGGTACCACATAAGGAACAAGTAGTTGTGAAATCTGAAAATCATCACAGGAAATAAACTTTTGAAATATATCTGAATTCACATAAATGGAAGAAGATATGCATCTACTTGATGATACCTAAGTCACTGTTTTCATACTGAAAATTACTAAGTTAGAGGCTACTTGCTGAACTTCACTGGCATCCCATGACTCAACTCACTTTATTGTGGTTTGTTTCGGAAAACAGATGCCCTGAAAACTctaaaaacattctttcttACATCCATCTCCATTGCATGCCACTTTCTACAATTCTTTTGGAAGAGTCCTGAGTAGGTAAATGCTATCACTGTCCTCTAAAATATCTGCACAAGGGAAATCTCCCACAGCCTGACACTTAAGATATGCCTGTCCTGATGATTTGGCAGAAGGTGGAGAAGAACTGAAGATAGATTTAAGACTGCTGAAATAAAGACGATAGACTGCTTCCTGCATACCACCTGCAGAGCCGTCACATCATCTGTATCATGAGGGGATGCTTATCTGTACTTCAGCTAGCAGACAGAAGTATCTATAATAACCTGCTGAAGAAAAGGATGACAGAAGACAGGTCAAGCAAAGCAGAGGTTAATCAATTCCTAAACAATTCAGTCTTGGAGACCTTGTTGGCAGTAATAAATCCACAAAGTTATTTACCTGAAAAGTTACCATTTTTCTAACATGCAAAAGGGGAGTAGAAATGTAGGTTTCAAAAtgaggaaacttttttttttaaaagagagctCTTCAAAAAGATCTActtctttgattaaaaacatCTAAGCAAGTTTAGCAAGAGCTCTGTTTATTTATGTTATAGGTTTTTAAAACTCTTCTGGAGTAAGACAAAATTGCAGAAACATTGGTAATGCAGTTTATtcagtaaatacattttaatgcattGGGGACTGTCCAGAGCAGCAGTCTACAGTCACTGCACACAAGAACTGAACACATCTGTTAAGGATGTGTTTTTGGAACAATGACCATATGCTCCATTTCAatgttttaagttaaaaaaaaaaacaaaaacaaaaaaaaccacagctctTAGGCATTAGAAGAAATGTGTTGTCTTAAGGGCATTGTCAAATCTTTGCCATTTTTGTATTCCTGATTCTCAAATAGATATAAAAAGAAGCAATGACTTTGCTAAGTTTCAAGTCTTTACCTCTAGGATGACACACAGTTTTCCATTAGCTAACTGCATCAGGAAATGGGTAAGGTGGGCAAAAACCTCAGGAGTGGCATTCATCTGCCCctaaatcaaagaaaacatttgtaagAGATGAAACCCCGAATCAAAAAcattgtctgttttgttttttttcaccaatCTGAAATACATGAGACTGAGTCAGAATACTGGAACACTCACCTCTGATTGTATTTAACAAAATGCTGAACCAACTGCTTTAAAGAAAGGTGCAAAAAATGATGCAGTAATTATGCCTGGATAATTTGTCTTTACAGGTCTCATAGTATTTAATGAGCTGGGGTCAGCTTAAAGACTCATACGTGTATTTTTATCTTGGTCATAAGTGAATTTCACCTAGCAATCACTGGACATTGAAGCTGCAGGAATATTTTACAAACACCTTTATGACTGACAAGACAAACCACAGCAAGTTACTTACTTCAGGGTCTCCAATTCCTGAATCATATCCAGAGGAGACAAGAACCAGTTCAGGATCAAACTGTAATAAAACAGAGAGTTGCAGCACATTCCTTTGTATTTTGCACTGGATTTCAACCACACCACATTCAGCTATTATTTCAGCCAGACCATAAACACAAATACTCTCCTTGAATTAAAAAGTAACTTTACCCATTTAGTCTGTTTTCATTCTTGATGGAAAAGTTGCAGAGCTTTGTACTGAATATTTCAACACTAACATTTCGTAAACATTATTATGTTGATCAGGACATCATTCATACCAGCAGAAATTACGTGTTAACTGTGCTACTGGCGAGTACTGCATTTCTACAAGATATTCACTGGTACTTATGAAATAGCCTTTGATTTTGCTATtcaaaaaaacagagcagtaaAAAAGTACCTCAAAAGCCATTGGAAGCaacacatgaaaaaatgcagcaagatAATCTGAGTTTCCCATCCCAACCTGCAAAATGTGAGAAATATAGGTCAGATCATCCTGTTGGaataacagatttttctgaggTTCTTCATGACTTTGGGGAAAGATAGTATCAAAAGTTAAAGATGAGGCAACCATACGAGACACTAAAACAAATTCCATGTACTTTAAGTGCATACACATACAGCATTTTTAGTCTTAAGTATGAGCTTCAGTTCTACGCTGAACAAAGATGAATGTAATCATCTTCTGAAACACTTTTTGATTTGATGGCTAGGCAagatattgaagaaaaaaaataatgttcatgTCTGTCTCtccctcattttaaaaaaaataaataatcacattATGAGCCATGTTTCTCTGCAGATATTCCACTGACAGAAATGAGGTACACTGTGCTAAGACATCTGCCAACCAAGCGAAGTAGTGCACTTCTCAGAAAGTGTTACCTAATGCATGAGAAATAAAGCTTTGCATTTCCTTTATTGTGCTGTAAGCAACATTTACCTTATTCCAAGGCAAATTTATATTaaagccttttccttttcccaaacCTACAGCATCATAATCAGATTCTTTGAGAGATGGCCAGAATTCTTGATGTTCGTACCGATGccaggaaaaatacaaaacactgaaagataCAAGAAGCAAATCTAACTTCACAAAAAGGTTCCAAGACTGACTTTATGTCCTGAACTTAGCAGACTTACTGAGGGAAAGCATGAAGACAGAATCAGCCTTTGCCCTTTCTTTCTCTAAACAGTCCTGGACTGCAGAAGTTGGTACAGGAGGTCCTATATCAAAATTAACCTAGGACAATTGCTAGAATGTCTTGTATGTACTCCCTTCAGACCAAAGACAGGacattttcagaagagcagaCTTGTTTTTAGAACctaattctgtgttttttcagaaaacagtacaAAGCTCATCTGTTTTACCCAAATACTTCCTGAATATTTAAACTGAGAAATTCCTGAATAGAAAGAACGGAGATATTACCTAAATACTCCTATGGAGAGATCTTACTACTGGCAAACTAAGATAGCCATATTGctcattttgtgtttgttatcCTTTATAGTAGaatagatttaaatatttatt comes from Anser cygnoides isolate HZ-2024a breed goose chromosome 1, Taihu_goose_T2T_genome, whole genome shotgun sequence and encodes:
- the HDAC10 gene encoding polyamine deacetylase HDAC10, with amino-acid sequence MASGTALIYDEEMTSHKLLWNDPICDIEVPERLSTSYEQLQFYHLVERCVHVPAREGTEEEILLVHSSEHLEVAKSTQKMGEEELKRVSGNYDAFFFHPNTYRCARLAVGATLQLVDSVMLGKVCNGMALVRPPGHHSQRNAANGFCLFNNVAIAAEYAKLKYGLQRILIVDWDVHHGQGTQYIFEEDPSVLYFSWHRYEHQEFWPSLKESDYDAVGLGKGKGFNINLPWNKVGMGNSDYLAAFFHVLLPMAFEFDPELVLVSSGYDSGIGDPEGQMNATPEVFAHLTHFLMQLANGKLCVILEGGYHLKSLSESVCMTVKTLLRDPIPQVTGEMAPCLSAIESIQNVRAAHKPYWKWLMYEDTSFLHNLSTKSHLPKTTNTNPSTDHEDKITNNSEAVKIERFLELHMRNILFPVPPIRTATSESKASSYLLPAPVCVVKEMDKNEVKSLASDFYADLVKEDKTLHSLGSMLAILDKILKKEVCNGIADSPTASVSIDVALRYSVHFGFQRVLCIFVGDMQIIPNTEDGKVLVINVCEKEQSGKIGSKYFISLNWKEDADRSDFFSAVLGFILPVAYSYQPNLIVIAVGPNRSIGISGISLLFGLLQGLAESRILAVIEDTDVNLMQSVAKALAGASVPHVGAYVPLTQEKVRKIKILKDQLQQEWKMLQCSVKDGISSN